The Cellulomonas fulva genome includes a window with the following:
- a CDS encoding DinB family protein, which translates to MRWGPLLTEQLTFYWETSLWPRVQGLTDDEYLWEPVPGCWSVRPTADGTWQADGTGQREPDPPPVTTLAWRICHVAVGVLGTRARAFFGTDVPDDADMFDPRLAPASLPATADEAVALLASSYQAWVDGLSACDDEALARPLGPRGAYFAEDSLAALALHLHRETMHHGGEIGVLRDLYREGYRP; encoded by the coding sequence ATGCGGTGGGGACCGTTGCTGACCGAGCAGCTCACGTTCTACTGGGAGACCAGCCTCTGGCCCCGCGTCCAGGGCCTCACGGACGACGAGTACCTCTGGGAGCCGGTGCCCGGCTGCTGGTCCGTGCGCCCGACGGCGGACGGCACCTGGCAGGCCGACGGCACCGGTCAGCGCGAGCCCGACCCGCCGCCGGTGACGACCCTCGCGTGGCGGATCTGCCACGTCGCCGTCGGCGTCCTCGGCACCCGGGCGCGCGCGTTCTTCGGCACCGACGTCCCCGACGACGCGGACATGTTCGACCCGCGCCTGGCACCCGCCTCGCTGCCCGCGACCGCCGACGAGGCGGTGGCGCTGCTCGCGTCGTCGTACCAGGCGTGGGTGGACGGGCTCTCGGCCTGCGACGACGAGGCGCTGGCCCGGCCGCTCGGCCCGCGCGGCGCCTACTTCGCCGAGGACAGCCTCGCCGCCCTGGCGCTCCACCTGCACCGCGAGACGATGCACCACGGCGGCGAGATCGGCGTCCTGCGCGACCTCTACCGGGAGGGGTACCGGCCCTAG
- a CDS encoding HNH endonuclease signature motif containing protein, with amino-acid sequence MDGAPPRAWLLMAAGSNRGHGGNAGYDDQIDAYYSWDSNVPNHTKLSVGDPIALWDKERLLGVSVIEEIETASGLKPLNRCPDCGTTRISVRKRAEPRYRCMKCRHEFAAPDVDVVDVTEYRARYDAAWTSLDGLLDERELRSLAVHAGDINAMRPLDWAAFSAALSTRHADRAVDRVAARADISWQPTHVEFTQGFSHALVRVRRGQRQFREHLLAAQGTVCAFTGGAPARVLEAGHLYSYAQLGTHFQHGGLMLRRDIHRLFDDGLLAVEPARLRIDVAEPLAQFPQYARLHGQPLASALQDPQVDWLDKHWHEHRQGAGAGAAG; translated from the coding sequence ATGGATGGCGCTCCCCCGCGGGCCTGGCTGCTGATGGCCGCGGGCAGCAACCGTGGCCACGGCGGCAACGCGGGGTACGACGACCAGATCGACGCGTACTACTCGTGGGACAGCAACGTGCCGAACCACACGAAGCTGAGCGTCGGCGACCCGATCGCGCTGTGGGACAAGGAGCGGCTGCTCGGCGTCTCGGTCATCGAGGAGATCGAGACCGCGTCAGGGCTGAAGCCGCTCAACCGCTGCCCGGACTGCGGGACCACCCGGATCTCCGTGCGCAAGAGGGCCGAGCCGCGGTACCGCTGCATGAAGTGCCGGCACGAGTTCGCGGCGCCGGACGTCGACGTGGTCGACGTGACCGAGTACCGCGCCCGGTACGACGCGGCCTGGACGTCGCTCGACGGGCTGCTCGACGAGCGCGAGCTCCGATCCCTCGCGGTCCACGCCGGCGACATCAACGCCATGCGCCCGCTCGACTGGGCGGCGTTCAGCGCCGCGCTGAGCACCAGGCACGCGGACCGGGCGGTGGACCGCGTGGCCGCACGGGCTGACATCAGCTGGCAGCCCACGCACGTCGAGTTCACCCAGGGGTTCAGCCACGCGCTGGTCCGGGTCCGACGAGGCCAGCGGCAGTTCCGAGAGCACCTCCTGGCCGCGCAGGGCACCGTCTGCGCCTTCACCGGCGGCGCTCCCGCGCGCGTCCTCGAGGCCGGCCACCTGTACAGCTACGCGCAGCTCGGCACGCACTTCCAGCACGGCGGGCTCATGCTCCGCCGCGACATCCACCGCCTGTTCGACGACGGTCTGCTGGCCGTCGAGCCCGCGCGCCTCCGGATCGACGTGGCCGAGCCGCTCGCTCAGTTCCCCCAGTACGCGCGCCTGCACGGCCAGCCGCTGGCGTCGGCCCTCCAGGACCCGCAGGTCGACTGGCTGGACAAGCACTGGCACGAGCACCGGCAGGGTGCTGGCGCCGGGGCCGCGGGCTAG
- a CDS encoding DUF2254 domain-containing protein, giving the protein MTVLVELRQRFWFLPAVMCVLAVLVAEALIAVDRAVGTPTVSGWADHLVLTVGESGSRDVLGAIATSSLAVAGTTFSITIAVLALTSSAYGPRLVPGFMADRGNQAVLGVFVSTFLYALLVLRSIRAIGDPGDQEADVFVPHLAVNFAVLLAVANVAVLVWFIHHISDSIQVWTLASQVRETLCRTIERLYPERAGESRPVPAGAIPTSATGVVVTAQRPGYVELVDIERLVRLASRHDAVVALTVTPGDHVVAGEAVAVVGGLPAERVGEVVERVRRAVHVADARDAHQDVAFVVQQLTDMAARALSPGTNDPTTAVNAVDDLAAGLTLLAERPLPSAARFDDEGALRLYAPHPDPVDLVGSVLEAIRWYGAGAPTVVRAAVRLAARVGAAARDPALRAAAAEEVELLAQAVARADLLPADVDRLTTEAREVTDALRA; this is encoded by the coding sequence GTGACGGTCCTGGTGGAGCTGAGGCAGCGCTTCTGGTTCCTGCCCGCCGTGATGTGCGTGCTCGCGGTGCTGGTGGCCGAGGCGCTGATCGCGGTGGACCGCGCGGTGGGCACGCCGACCGTCTCGGGGTGGGCGGACCACCTGGTGCTGACCGTGGGGGAGAGCGGCAGCAGGGACGTCCTGGGTGCGATCGCGACGTCGAGCCTGGCGGTCGCAGGCACCACGTTCTCGATCACGATCGCGGTGCTCGCGCTCACGTCGTCGGCCTACGGGCCGCGGCTGGTGCCCGGCTTCATGGCGGACCGCGGCAACCAGGCGGTGCTGGGCGTCTTCGTCTCGACGTTCCTGTACGCGCTGCTGGTGCTGCGCTCGATCCGTGCGATCGGGGACCCCGGCGACCAGGAGGCGGACGTCTTCGTGCCGCACCTCGCGGTCAACTTCGCGGTGCTGCTCGCGGTCGCGAACGTCGCCGTGCTCGTGTGGTTCATCCACCACATCAGCGACTCGATCCAGGTGTGGACGCTGGCGTCCCAGGTGCGCGAGACGCTGTGCCGCACGATCGAGCGCCTCTACCCCGAGCGCGCGGGCGAGAGCAGGCCGGTACCCGCCGGAGCGATCCCGACCAGCGCGACGGGGGTCGTCGTGACCGCGCAGCGTCCCGGGTACGTGGAGCTGGTGGACATCGAGCGCCTGGTGCGGCTCGCGAGCCGGCACGACGCGGTCGTCGCGCTCACGGTCACGCCGGGTGACCACGTGGTCGCGGGCGAGGCCGTCGCCGTGGTGGGCGGGCTGCCCGCCGAGCGCGTGGGCGAGGTCGTCGAGCGGGTCCGACGAGCGGTCCACGTCGCCGACGCGCGCGACGCGCACCAGGACGTCGCCTTCGTCGTGCAGCAGCTCACCGACATGGCGGCGCGCGCCCTGTCGCCGGGAACGAACGACCCGACCACCGCCGTGAACGCCGTCGACGACCTCGCGGCCGGGCTCACCCTGCTGGCCGAGCGGCCCCTTCCCTCGGCGGCGCGGTTCGACGACGAGGGCGCCCTGCGGCTCTACGCGCCCCACCCGGACCCCGTCGACCTGGTGGGGTCCGTGCTCGAGGCGATCCGCTGGTACGGCGCGGGCGCGCCGACCGTGGTGCGGGCGGCGGTGCGCCTCGCGGCACGCGTGGGCGCGGCCGCGCGGGACCCGGCGCTGCGCGCGGCGGCGGCCGAGGAGGTCGAGCTGCTCGCGCAGGCGGTCGCCCGCGCGGACCTGCTGCCGGCCGACGTCGACCGCCTGACCACCGAGGCGCGCGAGGTCACCGACGCCCTGCGCGCCTGA
- a CDS encoding serine hydrolase domain-containing protein: protein MDEREHLAAALAQHPTVPGVSVAVMRGGAATWAGAAGVSDASTGRALSAEQPLHACSMTKLVTATVVLALTERGLVDLDADVAATHDVPLTRAASAGDRPVTLRHLLAHVAGIVDADGSFEPVARGDGTPDLADLLRGRTSAHAGPVTVAATPGTRFAYSDGGYAVVEHVIEVATGRPYDDVARELVLDPLGLARAVLRRRTADAPAAATGHGPAGRPVEDGWALYPALGGAGLWCTPRDVAVLLSDLRRSWTEDGGRLLTAATARQILDGAEAEPHAGLGLFLPAGDGRVVSTHGWGVGFQCAARLDVESGDGVVVMTNCDPGRPQPESVVGALLQTLGPTTV, encoded by the coding sequence ATGGACGAACGTGAGCACCTGGCCGCCGCCCTCGCTCAGCACCCCACGGTCCCCGGCGTCAGCGTGGCCGTGATGCGGGGAGGGGCAGCGACCTGGGCGGGGGCGGCCGGCGTGAGCGACGCGAGCACGGGACGGGCGCTGAGCGCGGAGCAGCCGCTGCACGCGTGCTCGATGACGAAGCTGGTCACGGCGACGGTCGTGCTGGCGCTGACCGAGCGCGGGCTCGTCGACCTCGACGCGGACGTGGCGGCGACGCACGACGTGCCGCTCACCCGCGCAGCGAGCGCCGGCGACCGGCCCGTGACGCTGCGCCACCTGCTGGCCCACGTCGCGGGCATCGTCGACGCCGACGGCTCGTTCGAGCCGGTCGCCCGCGGCGACGGGACTCCGGACCTGGCCGACCTGCTGCGCGGCCGGACCTCCGCGCACGCGGGCCCCGTGACGGTGGCGGCGACGCCGGGCACGCGGTTCGCGTACTCGGACGGCGGGTACGCGGTCGTCGAGCACGTCATCGAGGTCGCCACCGGCCGGCCGTACGATGACGTCGCGCGCGAGCTGGTGCTCGACCCCCTGGGGCTCGCACGCGCCGTGCTGCGTCGCCGGACCGCAGACGCCCCGGCGGCGGCCACCGGGCACGGCCCCGCCGGGCGCCCGGTCGAGGACGGCTGGGCGCTGTACCCGGCCCTCGGCGGCGCGGGGCTGTGGTGCACACCGCGCGACGTCGCGGTGCTCCTGAGCGACCTGCGCCGGTCCTGGACGGAGGACGGCGGTCGACTCCTGACCGCGGCGACCGCACGTCAGATCCTGGACGGTGCCGAGGCGGAGCCGCACGCGGGCCTGGGCCTCTTCCTGCCCGCGGGTGACGGACGGGTGGTGTCGACACACGGCTGGGGCGTGGGCTTCCAGTGCGCGGCGCGACTGGACGTCGAGTCGGGGGACGGCGTGGTCGTCATGACCAACTGCGACCCGGGGCGCCCGCAGCCCGAGTCCGTGGTCGGCGCGCTGCTGCAGACGCTGGGCCCGACGACCGTGTGA
- a CDS encoding type II toxin-antitoxin system VapC family toxin, whose protein sequence is MIDASAMVEALVGRSPHTELLDALTGELSAPHLLDVEVVSVLRGLSLAGKVTPEAADEARRAHFAFTIARHELEPLAERVWALRHQLTAYDASYLALAEALACQLYTCDAKLAASGHRADVRVVPTTR, encoded by the coding sequence GTGATCGACGCCTCGGCGATGGTCGAGGCGTTGGTCGGGCGGTCACCCCACACCGAGCTGCTCGACGCACTCACCGGCGAGCTGTCCGCGCCGCACCTGCTCGACGTCGAGGTCGTCTCGGTGCTCCGTGGGCTGTCGCTTGCGGGCAAGGTCACACCGGAGGCGGCTGACGAGGCGCGGCGCGCCCACTTCGCTTTCACCATCGCTCGTCACGAGCTCGAGCCGCTGGCCGAGCGCGTGTGGGCGCTGCGTCATCAGCTCACGGCCTACGACGCGTCCTACCTCGCGCTCGCCGAGGCCCTCGCGTGCCAGCTGTACACGTGCGACGCGAAGCTCGCGGCCTCGGGCCACCGGGCCGACGTCCGGGTCGTGCCCACCACACGCTGA
- a CDS encoding type II toxin-antitoxin system PemK/MazF family toxin — translation MPCWASVRTRASGTPREEKLVTERVAFQASRGRPPGSLHNPGRGLALDLEPRRATPSIPHVPRNPVVGPLTPPGSESNKLRPALIVGRAVAAERALASGRGVVTVVPLTSNLATVYDFQIEIPAEACGLDAPSKAQCEQVRSISVARFVHRIGSVPLGLMLRIDDALRLHLDL, via the coding sequence ATGCCCTGCTGGGCGAGCGTGCGGACGAGGGCCTCGGGCACGCCGAGGGAGGAGAAGCTGGTCACAGAGAGAGTCGCCTTTCAGGCGTCGAGGGGGCGCCCACCAGGCAGCCTTCACAACCCAGGACGCGGGCTCGCGCTGGACCTAGAGCCGCGCAGAGCCACCCCCAGTATCCCCCACGTTCCCCGGAACCCGGTTGTCGGTCCGCTCACACCCCCTGGCTCCGAGTCGAACAAGCTGCGCCCCGCGCTGATCGTCGGCCGCGCGGTCGCGGCGGAGCGCGCGCTCGCGTCCGGCCGGGGCGTCGTGACCGTCGTCCCGCTCACGTCCAACCTCGCGACGGTCTACGACTTCCAGATCGAGATCCCCGCCGAGGCGTGCGGGCTGGACGCGCCGTCGAAGGCGCAGTGCGAGCAGGTCCGCTCGATCTCGGTGGCGCGGTTCGTGCACCGGATCGGTTCCGTGCCGCTCGGCCTGATGCTCCGCATCGACGACGCCCTCCGCCTGCACCTCGACCTCTAG
- a CDS encoding integrin alpha, with product MSRPAGRVVAARLVGAAAAAALVVSLLPTAGTAASKPTVERRKIGKSVILVASEPRPHAKPTKRTPSTVSDFDGDGVDDLAVAGDSDVTIGSDETGGAVAVRYSSVQRDDVLFGTANRAHGTRCSNFGLSGVATGDFNRDRYDDLVVAETCESVPGTESSGFAGALWVLPGSQSGLHLSAARLISRATSGVAGVPTPDERFGSALATGDLDGDGYDDLAVGMTETKVSGASGAGSVVVLYGRKSGLSGSGSRMITQATSGVPGWASRSGRFGASLAIGRVTADSYADLVVGVPGAGVEPRSGDAAGGVVLVPGGRYGVAAAKSSMVSGRDLDAAFRRAGHDTWTLNLGSSIATADLNGDGRDEVIAGAPSASPADLERGGFIVSVVARGTSLSLSGARLFSLETPGMPGDVETWDGFGAELAVADIDLDGRDELAVGAPGRDLSGRDSAGAVYLVRGATSGLGSRGVAVLTQASAGVPGNPGSGHGFGAALAFLDVDGSGRRDLVVGTPGDRLTTDTSSSRSGSVTVFRNVWGKLTPDERWGGRAAGIGGVLQRLTDFGVQVA from the coding sequence ATGTCTCGTCCTGCCGGCCGTGTGGTGGCCGCTCGTCTTGTCGGTGCCGCGGCGGCGGCCGCGCTCGTCGTCTCGCTCCTCCCGACAGCCGGGACGGCGGCGAGCAAGCCGACCGTGGAGCGACGCAAGATCGGCAAGTCGGTGATCCTGGTCGCGAGCGAGCCTCGTCCCCACGCGAAGCCGACGAAGCGCACACCGTCGACCGTCTCCGACTTCGACGGCGACGGCGTGGACGACCTCGCCGTCGCCGGCGACAGCGACGTCACCATCGGTTCCGACGAGACCGGTGGCGCCGTCGCGGTGCGGTACTCCTCGGTACAGCGCGACGACGTGCTCTTCGGGACAGCGAACCGCGCGCACGGAACTCGCTGTAGCAACTTCGGCCTGAGCGGCGTCGCGACCGGAGACTTCAACCGCGACCGGTACGACGACCTCGTCGTCGCAGAGACGTGTGAGTCGGTCCCCGGGACAGAGAGCAGCGGCTTCGCCGGCGCGCTGTGGGTGCTTCCGGGTTCCCAGAGCGGGCTGCATCTGTCCGCTGCCCGTCTGATCAGCCGTGCGACGTCCGGCGTCGCGGGGGTGCCGACGCCGGACGAACGTTTCGGGTCTGCACTCGCGACCGGGGACCTCGACGGTGACGGCTACGACGATCTTGCCGTCGGCATGACGGAGACCAAGGTCTCCGGGGCGTCCGGGGCCGGCAGCGTGGTGGTCCTCTACGGCCGCAAGTCCGGGCTCTCCGGATCGGGGTCACGGATGATCACCCAGGCCACGTCCGGGGTGCCTGGCTGGGCGAGCCGGTCGGGCCGCTTCGGGGCGAGCCTCGCCATCGGCAGGGTGACCGCTGACTCCTATGCCGACCTCGTGGTCGGCGTTCCTGGCGCCGGTGTCGAACCCCGGTCGGGAGACGCCGCCGGCGGTGTGGTGCTCGTGCCGGGCGGGCGGTACGGCGTCGCAGCTGCGAAGTCGTCGATGGTGAGCGGTCGTGACCTCGATGCGGCCTTCCGCCGAGCCGGCCACGACACGTGGACCCTCAACCTCGGCTCGTCGATCGCGACCGCCGACCTCAACGGTGACGGTCGTGACGAGGTGATCGCGGGCGCGCCCAGTGCCTCGCCCGCAGACCTCGAACGCGGTGGATTCATCGTCTCCGTCGTCGCCCGCGGGACGTCGCTGTCGCTCTCCGGAGCCCGGCTGTTCTCCCTCGAGACGCCGGGGATGCCCGGCGACGTCGAGACGTGGGACGGCTTCGGCGCCGAGCTCGCTGTCGCGGACATCGACCTGGACGGCCGCGACGAGCTGGCAGTCGGCGCCCCAGGGAGGGACCTCTCCGGCCGCGACTCGGCCGGAGCGGTCTACCTGGTGCGAGGCGCGACGAGCGGACTGGGTTCGCGCGGAGTGGCAGTGCTGACGCAGGCGTCAGCGGGCGTGCCCGGCAACCCGGGCTCCGGCCACGGGTTCGGCGCCGCTCTCGCATTCCTGGACGTCGACGGCTCCGGTCGCCGCGATCTCGTCGTCGGCACTCCGGGCGATCGGCTGACCACCGACACCTCGTCGTCCCGGTCCGGAAGCGTCACGGTGTTCCGCAACGTCTGGGGCAAGCTCACGCCCGACGAGCGGTGGGGCGGACGTGCAGCCGGCATCGGGGGAGTCCTCCAGAGGCTGACCGACTTCGGCGTGCAGGTCGCCTAG
- a CDS encoding pentapeptide repeat-containing protein, whose product MTRFTRSDDLQGSEFVGVNLQGSRFVGSDLSAAVMRGVDVARADIDAPWLPEPDSYLLVNGVDVIPFVEAELNRRFPGRALRRATDPDDLRAAWAKLEATWEATLERAAAMPAGTVDVSVDGEWSFAQTLRHL is encoded by the coding sequence ATGACCAGGTTCACGCGTTCCGACGACCTGCAGGGCTCCGAGTTCGTCGGCGTCAACCTCCAGGGCTCCCGCTTCGTCGGATCCGACCTGTCGGCGGCGGTGATGCGCGGTGTCGACGTGGCGCGTGCGGACATCGACGCACCGTGGCTCCCCGAGCCGGACAGCTACCTCCTGGTCAACGGCGTGGACGTCATCCCGTTCGTCGAGGCCGAGCTGAACCGCCGTTTCCCCGGCCGCGCGCTGCGACGTGCCACGGACCCCGACGACCTGCGCGCCGCCTGGGCGAAGCTCGAGGCGACGTGGGAGGCGACGCTCGAGCGCGCGGCGGCGATGCCGGCCGGGACGGTCGACGTCTCGGTCGACGGCGAGTGGTCGTTCGCCCAGACGCTGCGCCACCTGTAG
- a CDS encoding dihydrofolate reductase family protein, with protein sequence MGRLYIDLFTTLDLVAQAPGGPEEDPSGGFPFGGWQAPLDDDLVEQQVSAGIAELDALLLGRRTYEIFAAYWPHHETGLDGEVGSAFAAVPKYVASRGTPELPWRGSTQLGPDLAAEVDALRERHESVHVFGSIDLVHTLVAQNLFDVLNLWVYPIVLGQGKKVFPDGVTPTSLRLLAPPAAGSAGAVALRYGPTGRTPTTGDMSLPDRGAGSAG encoded by the coding sequence ATGGGCCGGCTGTACATCGACCTGTTCACCACGCTCGACCTCGTCGCGCAGGCGCCCGGCGGCCCGGAGGAGGACCCGTCCGGCGGGTTCCCGTTCGGCGGGTGGCAGGCGCCGCTGGACGACGACCTCGTCGAGCAGCAGGTCAGCGCGGGGATCGCGGAGCTGGACGCGCTGCTGCTCGGGCGCCGGACGTACGAGATCTTCGCGGCGTACTGGCCGCACCACGAGACCGGGCTGGACGGCGAGGTCGGCAGCGCGTTCGCCGCGGTCCCCAAGTACGTGGCCAGCCGCGGCACGCCGGAGCTGCCGTGGCGCGGCTCGACGCAGCTGGGCCCGGACCTCGCGGCGGAGGTCGACGCACTGCGGGAGCGGCACGAGAGCGTGCATGTGTTCGGCAGCATCGACCTGGTCCACACGCTCGTCGCGCAGAACCTGTTCGACGTCCTGAACCTCTGGGTCTACCCGATCGTCCTGGGGCAGGGGAAGAAGGTCTTCCCGGACGGGGTCACGCCCACCTCGCTGCGCCTGCTCGCACCGCCGGCCGCGGGCAGCGCGGGCGCCGTGGCGCTGCGGTACGGGCCGACGGGCCGGACACCGACCACCGGCGACATGTCCCTGCCGGACCGTGGGGCGGGTTCCGCCGGGTAG
- a CDS encoding NAD(P)/FAD-dependent oxidoreductase — MKRTAAVVGGGPAGLIAAEVLARAGVTATVYDRMPSVPRKFLLAGHGGLNITHSEDRGPFLRRYGASADRLAPMLDVFGPADLRAWCDGLGEPAFVGTSGRVFPRSFRATPLARAWLTRLAELGVRLERRQRWTGWDADGRLRFVSATEDDDETATSVTADAVVLALGGASWPRLGSDGGWVDAFVGRGIAVTPLQPANVGLRVDWTEPFAERFAGTPLKNVTLRVRGSGGRPTSGDAMVTRAGIEGGPVYAIGAPVRDALAGGGCVLEVDLRPGLDVGRLVGKLARRRPKDSVSNWLRRAVGLDPVALALLREAGPLPQDAAAMAALIKAVPVAVTATMPIERAISTAGGVAWEEVDESLMLRQLPGTFVGGEMLDWEAPTGGYLLQASFSTGVVAARGALAWLARP; from the coding sequence ATGAAGCGGACCGCGGCGGTCGTCGGCGGCGGTCCCGCGGGGCTGATCGCGGCGGAGGTGCTCGCCCGGGCGGGCGTGACCGCGACGGTCTACGACCGCATGCCGTCGGTCCCCCGCAAGTTCCTCCTGGCGGGTCACGGCGGCCTGAACATCACGCACAGCGAGGACCGCGGCCCCTTCCTGCGCCGCTACGGCGCCTCGGCCGACCGGCTGGCGCCGATGCTCGACGTGTTCGGTCCGGCGGACCTGCGCGCGTGGTGCGACGGCCTGGGCGAGCCCGCGTTCGTCGGCACCAGCGGCCGGGTGTTCCCTCGCTCGTTCCGCGCGACCCCGCTGGCCCGCGCGTGGCTGACCCGGTTGGCCGAGCTCGGCGTGCGGCTGGAGCGGCGGCAGCGGTGGACCGGCTGGGACGCCGACGGCAGGTTGCGCTTCGTCTCTGCCACCGAGGACGACGACGAGACCGCGACCTCGGTCACCGCGGACGCCGTGGTCCTCGCGCTCGGCGGCGCGTCGTGGCCCCGGCTGGGCTCGGATGGTGGGTGGGTGGACGCGTTCGTCGGCCGCGGGATCGCCGTGACACCGCTGCAGCCCGCGAACGTGGGCCTGCGGGTCGACTGGACCGAGCCGTTCGCGGAGCGGTTCGCGGGCACCCCGCTGAAGAACGTCACGCTGCGCGTCCGCGGCTCAGGCGGCCGGCCGACCAGCGGCGACGCGATGGTCACCCGCGCCGGCATCGAGGGCGGCCCGGTCTACGCGATCGGCGCGCCGGTGCGTGACGCGCTGGCGGGTGGCGGTTGCGTCCTCGAGGTCGACCTGCGGCCGGGGCTGGACGTCGGCCGGCTCGTCGGGAAGCTCGCGCGCCGGCGCCCCAAGGACTCCGTGTCGAACTGGCTACGCCGCGCGGTGGGGCTGGACCCGGTCGCGCTCGCGCTGCTGCGCGAGGCCGGCCCACTACCGCAGGACGCCGCGGCGATGGCCGCCCTGATCAAGGCCGTGCCCGTCGCCGTCACCGCGACCATGCCCATTGAGCGCGCGATCAGCACCGCGGGCGGCGTCGCGTGGGAGGAGGTCGACGAGTCGCTCATGCTCCGGCAGCTGCCGGGCACGTTCGTCGGAGGCGAGATGCTCGACTGGGAGGCGCCCACCGGCGGCTACCTGCTCCAGGCGTCGTTCAGCACGGGCGTCGTCGCGGCCCGGGGAGCACTGGCCTGGCTCGCCCGTCCCTGA
- a CDS encoding DEAD/DEAH box helicase, with protein MTSFSSLGVPEALVRTLAQQGMTDAFPIQTATLPDTLQGRDVLGRGRTGSGKTLAFSLPLVARLAGQVPGTQPVRHVARRPTGLVLAPTRELATQIAATLEPLARAARLSVTTIFGGVSQRPQESALNGGIDIVVACPGRLEDLMKQGVISLADVKITVLDEADHMADLGFLPGVKRILSATPKGGQRLLFSATLDNGVDALVKAFLRDPLRHSVDTAQSPVSAMTHHVLTVPDAEVKRDVVQHLASGTGRRVLFTRTKHAAKKLAKQLTSAGVPAVDLHGNLGQGARERNLEAFSTGAVKVLVATDIAARGIHVDDVELVVHVDPPAEHKAYLHRSGRTARAGSEGAVVTIVLPEQLSDVRSMTRQAGIQATPQPVRPGARVLNDLVPTLAAPVAPSAPAAPVRPAGRGATPGGPAADGQRPAGRSRRRRGKGGGTTSTDASASRGARQPSGAAPRQGGQPARAAAGGAQRSSVGAQRSSAGAQRSSGGAAGAAPASSGARRPAGPRRAGRASGAPAQRGGDQRHGG; from the coding sequence GTGACCAGCTTCTCCTCCCTCGGCGTGCCCGAGGCCCTCGTCCGCACGCTCGCCCAGCAGGGCATGACGGACGCGTTCCCCATCCAGACCGCGACGCTGCCGGACACCCTGCAGGGCCGTGACGTGCTCGGCCGCGGCCGCACCGGCTCCGGCAAGACGCTCGCGTTCAGCCTGCCGCTCGTCGCCCGCCTGGCCGGCCAGGTCCCCGGGACCCAGCCCGTCCGGCACGTGGCGCGGCGCCCCACCGGCCTGGTGCTGGCGCCGACGCGCGAGCTCGCGACGCAGATCGCCGCCACGCTCGAGCCGCTGGCCCGGGCCGCGCGGCTGTCCGTCACGACGATCTTCGGCGGCGTCTCGCAGCGTCCGCAGGAGTCCGCGCTCAACGGCGGCATCGACATCGTCGTGGCCTGCCCGGGCCGGCTCGAGGACCTCATGAAGCAGGGCGTCATCTCCCTCGCGGACGTGAAGATCACCGTGCTCGACGAGGCCGACCACATGGCCGACCTCGGGTTCCTCCCGGGCGTCAAGCGGATCCTGTCCGCGACGCCGAAGGGCGGCCAGCGCCTGCTGTTCTCCGCGACGCTGGACAACGGCGTCGACGCGCTGGTCAAGGCGTTCCTGCGGGACCCGCTGCGGCACTCGGTCGACACCGCGCAGTCCCCGGTGTCCGCCATGACGCACCACGTCCTGACGGTCCCGGACGCCGAGGTCAAGCGCGACGTGGTGCAGCACCTGGCCTCCGGCACGGGCCGGCGGGTGCTGTTCACGCGCACCAAGCACGCTGCCAAGAAGCTCGCCAAGCAGCTCACCAGCGCGGGCGTGCCGGCGGTCGACCTGCACGGGAACCTCGGCCAGGGGGCGCGCGAGCGCAACCTCGAGGCGTTCTCGACGGGCGCCGTGAAGGTGCTCGTCGCCACCGACATCGCGGCCCGCGGCATCCACGTCGACGACGTCGAGCTCGTCGTGCACGTCGACCCGCCGGCCGAGCACAAGGCGTACCTGCACCGCTCGGGCCGTACCGCACGCGCCGGCTCGGAGGGTGCGGTCGTCACGATCGTGCTGCCCGAGCAGCTCTCCGACGTGCGCTCGATGACGCGTCAGGCTGGCATCCAGGCGACGCCGCAGCCGGTCCGGCCGGGTGCGCGCGTGCTGAACGACCTGGTCCCCACGCTCGCGGCGCCCGTCGCCCCCAGCGCACCCGCCGCCCCGGTCCGCCCCGCGGGCCGTGGCGCGACGCCCGGCGGTCCCGCGGCCGACGGCCAGCGTCCCGCGGGCCGCTCGCGTCGCCGTCGCGGCAAGGGCGGCGGCACGACGAGCACGGACGCCTCGGCCTCGCGCGGCGCACGGCAGCCCTCCGGTGCGGCTCCGCGCCAGGGCGGGCAGCCCGCGCGCGCGGCCGCCGGCGGTGCGCAGCGCTCGTCGGTCGGTGCGCAGCGCTCGTCGGCCGGCGCGCAGCGCTCGTCGGGCGGTGCAGCTGGCGCGGCGCCGGCCTCGTCGGGTGCCCGTCGTCCCGCGGGTCCGCGTCGGGCCGGTCGCGCGTCGGGTGCGCCCGCGCAGCGTGGCGGCGACCAGCGCCACGGCGGCTGA